A single window of Candidatus Palauibacter scopulicola DNA harbors:
- the surE gene encoding 5'/3'-nucleotidase SurE, translated as MRTPTPASSVARSLTALSVFGCAAVVSCGGESAAEAVEAAQTDAPYHILVTNDDGIESPGIQALAAALREVGEVTVLAPCSQQSGTSMSISLDEEFRVRATPAGNCADVTPASAVRLAVRVLAPESGFDLVVSGINIGANVGEISHMSGTVGAAMMGAYLGIPAVAASRDSGPGDFEHAAGIVARFVSELRRRGPETGIVYSLNFPAATAAETRGIAARPMGGSYFVIDHEEVTGDPGEETADAEGERRFSVVFVPPETIPAGSDTEAYNEGLVTITPLRFDWTDRPTVEALEGWDLEALLGESGSGG; from the coding sequence ATGAGAACGCCTACTCCAGCGTCGAGCGTCGCGCGGTCGCTCACGGCGCTATCCGTCTTCGGGTGCGCGGCGGTCGTCTCATGCGGCGGGGAGTCCGCGGCGGAGGCAGTCGAAGCGGCGCAGACGGATGCTCCATACCACATCCTTGTGACCAACGACGATGGGATCGAGTCGCCCGGCATTCAGGCGCTCGCGGCGGCGCTGCGGGAGGTCGGCGAGGTGACGGTCCTGGCGCCCTGCAGCCAGCAGAGCGGGACGAGCATGAGCATCAGCCTGGACGAGGAGTTCCGGGTCCGGGCCACGCCGGCGGGGAACTGCGCCGACGTCACGCCGGCCAGCGCCGTCCGCCTCGCGGTGCGCGTGCTCGCTCCGGAATCCGGCTTCGATCTCGTGGTGAGCGGGATCAACATCGGCGCGAACGTCGGTGAGATCTCGCACATGTCGGGGACGGTTGGGGCCGCGATGATGGGGGCCTACCTGGGGATACCGGCGGTGGCGGCCTCGCGGGACTCTGGTCCGGGCGACTTCGAGCACGCCGCCGGCATCGTTGCCCGCTTCGTCTCGGAGCTGCGGCGCCGGGGGCCCGAGACCGGCATCGTCTATTCGCTCAACTTCCCGGCCGCGACGGCGGCCGAGACGCGCGGCATCGCGGCCCGTCCCATGGGCGGCAGCTACTTCGTCATCGACCACGAGGAGGTGACAGGGGATCCGGGCGAAGAGACCGCTGACGCCGAGGGAGAGCGGCGGTTCAGCGTGGTGTTCGTGCCTCCGGAGACCATCCCGGCCGGGAGCGACACCGAGGCGTACAACGAGGGCCTCGTCACGATCACCCCGCTTCGCTTCGACTGGACGGACCGCCCGACCGTTGAGGCTCTGGAAGGGTGGGACCTGGAGGCGCTCCTCGGGGAGAGCGGGAGCGGAGGTTAG
- a CDS encoding FeoA family protein yields the protein MKNGRSNGSPMSLMDVPLRTAVELERIDAPSDEVEPLLERGILPGCRLHRVRNSPAGDPIISVEGTLLALRRESAAQLFVREV from the coding sequence GTGAAGAACGGAAGATCGAACGGTTCCCCGATGTCGCTGATGGACGTGCCGCTGCGTACGGCAGTCGAACTCGAGCGCATCGACGCGCCGAGCGACGAGGTCGAGCCGCTCTTGGAGCGCGGCATCCTGCCGGGCTGCAGGCTGCACCGCGTACGCAATTCCCCCGCGGGAGACCCGATCATCTCCGTCGAGGGCACCCTCCTCGCGCTGCGCCGCGAATCCGCCGCGCAGCTCTTCGTGCGCGAGGTCTGA
- a CDS encoding DinB family protein, protein MSYAEGLAAQLAMSRSLFKKTLETFTEEDSGFGPNPELFTVAGHVAHAAGTVDWFVDGAFGDGWNMDFQGHLDETKAVTSLAEATAWVDRAYGRAIEVIGSASDEDLRAPIEDPQIMEGQPRGAIVNGIVDHTAHHRGALTVYARLLGKVPVMPYA, encoded by the coding sequence ATGTCCTACGCAGAAGGTCTGGCCGCACAGCTTGCCATGTCCAGGAGCCTGTTCAAGAAGACGCTGGAGACGTTCACGGAGGAGGATTCGGGTTTCGGGCCCAACCCGGAGCTCTTCACCGTGGCCGGCCACGTGGCGCATGCCGCCGGTACGGTCGACTGGTTCGTCGACGGCGCCTTCGGCGACGGCTGGAACATGGACTTCCAGGGACACCTCGATGAGACGAAGGCCGTCACTTCGCTGGCCGAGGCGACCGCGTGGGTCGACCGGGCCTACGGCCGGGCGATCGAGGTCATCGGGTCCGCGTCGGACGAGGATCTCCGCGCGCCGATCGAGGATCCGCAGATCATGGAGGGGCAGCCGCGAGGGGCGATCGTGAACGGGATCGTGGATCACACGGCGCACCACCGGGGCGCGCTCACGGTCTACGCGCGTCTACTGGGCAAGGTGCCCGTGATGCCGTACGCCTAG
- a CDS encoding FAD-dependent oxidoreductase: MNNHTTLSRRDFLARGSGALVSLALGTGCSGDGMGPVVGVPPSPSPEDRVDVIVVGAGLSGLVAAYELVRAGHDVRVLEAGNAAGGRVQTLREPFDDGLIAESGAARIPPDHDRTLGYIDHFGIETSPFYTHDGEYLIVPERGDRYRETPGVFLDGGRDTWLKIPAGTDALPLAFAEALGDRVRYGSPVTRVVRDEAGVVAAHGTGDAAGELRGGHLICTVPLPVIDRIVFDPILSAAKRAAFAATSYQDVTRVYVQYAERNWEGDGLNGWGLSFVGGFSEMWHPTWDQPGPRGILMSYLYGDMARAVAAMEPGAIVPDFIDRFDDLFPGSREVAERGTHFAWEHQPWIGAAYTRNDPPFAEHPELASPEGSIHFAGEHASGERGWMQGALQSGLRAASEINATVTGERARTTVAISRRRMSHRVAGTFHAPEWLAP; encoded by the coding sequence GTGAACAACCATACAACACTCAGCCGCCGGGACTTTCTCGCCCGCGGCAGTGGCGCCCTGGTTTCCCTCGCCCTGGGCACCGGCTGCTCGGGCGACGGCATGGGTCCGGTCGTCGGTGTGCCGCCATCGCCCTCACCCGAAGATCGGGTCGACGTGATCGTGGTGGGCGCCGGTCTCTCCGGGCTGGTCGCCGCATACGAGTTGGTCCGGGCGGGGCACGATGTCCGGGTCCTGGAGGCAGGAAACGCGGCGGGGGGCCGGGTACAGACACTTCGCGAGCCCTTCGACGACGGCCTCATCGCCGAATCCGGCGCGGCCCGCATCCCGCCGGACCACGATCGAACGCTCGGCTACATCGATCACTTCGGGATCGAGACCTCTCCCTTCTATACGCACGACGGTGAGTACCTCATCGTTCCCGAGCGGGGAGACCGCTACCGGGAGACGCCGGGCGTGTTCCTCGACGGGGGGCGGGACACGTGGCTCAAGATTCCGGCGGGAACCGACGCCCTGCCGCTGGCCTTTGCCGAAGCGCTCGGAGACCGGGTGCGGTACGGCTCGCCGGTGACGAGGGTGGTCCGGGACGAGGCCGGCGTCGTGGCCGCTCACGGAACCGGCGACGCGGCGGGGGAACTGAGGGGCGGCCACCTCATCTGTACCGTCCCCCTCCCCGTCATCGACAGGATCGTGTTCGACCCCATCCTCTCGGCAGCGAAGCGAGCCGCCTTCGCAGCCACTTCCTACCAGGACGTCACTCGGGTCTACGTCCAGTACGCGGAACGGAATTGGGAGGGGGACGGCTTGAACGGATGGGGGCTGTCGTTCGTGGGGGGATTCTCGGAAATGTGGCATCCGACATGGGATCAGCCGGGACCTCGGGGAATCCTGATGTCCTACCTGTACGGAGACATGGCGCGCGCGGTCGCGGCGATGGAGCCCGGCGCCATCGTACCCGATTTCATCGATCGCTTCGACGACCTGTTCCCCGGCTCCCGCGAGGTCGCGGAGCGCGGAACCCACTTCGCGTGGGAGCATCAGCCCTGGATCGGGGCCGCGTACACCCGGAACGATCCCCCGTTCGCCGAGCACCCGGAACTGGCATCGCCCGAGGGCTCCATTCACTTCGCCGGCGAGCACGCCTCGGGGGAGCGGGGGTGGATGCAGGGAGCCCTCCAGTCGGGCCTCCGAGCGGCTTCGGAGATCAATGCGACCGTGACGGGGGAACGCGCCCGCACGACCGTGGCGATCTCGCGGCGGCGGATGTCGCACCGCGTCGCGGGCACCTTCCATGCTCCGGAATGGCTGGCACCATGA
- a CDS encoding ferrous iron transporter B translates to MALIGPPNSGKTTLFNRLTGLRQRVANYPGVTVEKHVGRARFASGLDLDIVDLPGVSGFSARSPDERITRDVLEGRIEGLREPEAIVLIVDAVRLETQLMLVGPVLERERPTLLVLNMADELEAGDGTLDDEALAAAFGVEVVRTDARTGRGVEAVADFLDRVAVRSATPATGATSGSGSRTGRAGLPTLDALSRRREVVQNALAAAKYRSAGPPKLTQRLDALFLHRIAGPAVFLVLAALVFQAIFTWATPIMDGVELGIASSGEWLAARLPASWFRDLLIDGVWAGVGSVLVFLPQILILFLFLGILEDSGYMARAAVIADRTMLRVGLQGRAFLPLLSAYACAVPAILSARTVEDERDRMATMFIAPFMTCSARLPVYALLIAAFIPEQPLLGPFFGTRAATMLGLYALGLVAAIGTAFLLRRTFLRGKPAGFVMELPPYRIPALRTVALRLLDRSKIFIRRVGKIILAVTVVLWVLAQFPRVDGAPPPVDESALGQMGQVIEPAIEPLGFDWRIGVGLVSSLAAREVIVGTLGTIYGIEDSDETSLELRAALQRDLDFGGAIALLVFFVFALQCMSTVAMMRRETAGWKWPLAQFSYMLALAYAGALAANQLL, encoded by the coding sequence GTGGCTCTCATCGGTCCGCCCAACTCGGGCAAGACGACGCTCTTCAACCGTCTGACCGGCTTGCGGCAAAGGGTCGCGAACTATCCGGGCGTCACGGTCGAGAAGCACGTCGGCCGGGCGCGCTTCGCCTCGGGCCTCGACCTGGACATCGTCGACCTGCCGGGAGTCAGCGGCTTCTCGGCCCGCTCCCCGGATGAGCGCATCACGCGCGACGTGCTGGAAGGCCGGATCGAAGGGTTGCGGGAGCCCGAGGCCATCGTGCTCATCGTCGACGCGGTCCGGCTCGAGACGCAGCTCATGCTCGTCGGCCCCGTCCTCGAACGGGAACGTCCCACGCTCCTCGTCCTCAACATGGCGGACGAACTCGAGGCGGGAGACGGCACGCTGGACGACGAGGCGCTCGCCGCCGCGTTCGGCGTGGAAGTCGTCCGGACGGACGCGCGCACGGGGCGGGGCGTCGAAGCGGTCGCCGACTTCCTGGACCGGGTGGCCGTGCGCTCGGCGACACCGGCGACCGGTGCGACGTCGGGGTCGGGTTCCCGGACCGGACGCGCCGGGCTGCCGACCCTGGACGCGCTCTCCCGCCGCCGCGAAGTGGTCCAGAACGCGCTCGCCGCCGCGAAGTATCGCTCGGCCGGCCCGCCGAAGCTGACGCAGCGTCTCGACGCCCTCTTCCTGCACCGGATCGCGGGCCCGGCCGTGTTCCTCGTCCTCGCCGCGCTCGTGTTCCAGGCCATCTTCACATGGGCCACGCCGATCATGGACGGGGTCGAACTCGGCATCGCCTCCTCCGGCGAGTGGCTCGCGGCGCGGCTTCCGGCGAGCTGGTTCCGGGACCTCCTCATCGACGGCGTGTGGGCGGGGGTCGGCTCCGTCCTCGTGTTTCTCCCCCAGATCCTCATCCTCTTCCTCTTCCTAGGGATCCTCGAGGACTCCGGGTACATGGCGCGGGCCGCGGTGATCGCCGACCGCACGATGCTGAGGGTCGGGCTGCAGGGACGGGCGTTCCTGCCGCTCCTCTCGGCCTACGCGTGCGCGGTCCCGGCGATCCTCTCCGCGCGCACGGTGGAGGACGAACGCGACCGCATGGCGACGATGTTCATCGCCCCGTTCATGACCTGCTCGGCCCGGCTGCCGGTCTATGCCCTCCTGATCGCGGCGTTCATCCCGGAACAGCCGCTCCTGGGGCCGTTCTTCGGGACGCGGGCGGCAACGATGCTCGGCCTCTACGCGCTCGGCCTTGTCGCCGCCATCGGCACCGCTTTCCTGCTCCGGCGCACGTTCCTGCGGGGGAAGCCCGCCGGCTTCGTGATGGAACTGCCGCCGTACCGGATTCCGGCGCTGCGGACGGTGGCCCTTCGCCTCCTGGACCGGAGCAAGATCTTCATCCGCAGGGTGGGGAAGATCATCCTCGCCGTGACCGTCGTCCTCTGGGTCCTGGCACAGTTCCCCCGGGTCGACGGTGCCCCGCCACCGGTCGATGAGAGCGCGCTCGGACAGATGGGGCAGGTGATCGAACCGGCGATCGAACCGCTCGGGTTCGACTGGAGGATCGGGGTCGGCCTCGTCTCATCGCTCGCAGCGCGCGAGGTCATCGTCGGCACGCTCGGCACCATCTACGGAATCGAGGACAGCGACGAGACGTCGCTCGAATTGCGGGCCGCCCTGCAGCGCGACCTGGACTTCGGGGGGGCTATAGCCCTGCTCGTCTTCTTCGTGTTCGCGCTTCAATGCATGTCGACGGTCGCCATGATGCGGAGGGAGACGGCCGGCTGGAAATGGCCGCTGGCCCAGTTCAGCTACATGCTCGCCCTCGCCTACGCCGGAGCCCTGGCCGCCAACCAGTTACTTTAG